In the Chloroherpetonaceae bacterium genome, one interval contains:
- a CDS encoding MGMT family protein codes for MGKHAVIQMGGSHRRCRLSGQRTENFYTKVYELVRRVPPGFVTTYGAIAAELGTRASARMVGYALHAAVGSDVPAHRVVNRFGALTGKHHFGHPDLMKQLLLEEGVTFNPDDTVKMEQHFYDFNQRSTRLSQRIQHPKTSRRPSHNYAKQKRK; via the coding sequence ATGGGAAAGCACGCTGTGATTCAGATGGGCGGCAGTCACCGTCGCTGTCGCCTATCTGGTCAACGCACTGAGAACTTTTACACAAAAGTTTATGAGCTTGTGCGCCGTGTGCCGCCCGGCTTTGTTACCACATATGGAGCCATTGCGGCAGAGCTAGGCACGCGTGCTTCAGCCAGAATGGTTGGCTATGCTTTGCATGCTGCCGTTGGCTCTGATGTACCCGCCCACCGCGTTGTGAATCGCTTTGGCGCACTAACTGGCAAGCACCACTTCGGTCACCCCGACCTAATGAAACAACTTCTGCTCGAAGAAGGCGTTACCTTCAATCCCGATGACACAGTGAAAATGGAGCAGCATTTCTACGATTTCAATCAACGCTCGACAAGGCTCTCCCAGCGTATTCAGCACCCAAAAACATCTCGCAGACCTTCGCATAACTACGCAAAGCAGAAACGGAAGTGA
- a CDS encoding ABC transporter ATP-binding protein/permease, which produces MFVFSFLQSFWRRPIAAGVDKPLSLKEGFAALRYLPRLFKLVWQVDSRLVVADLLIRLCRAVTPLAMLYASKYLTDEVVHLIQTEGDRDFSNLILWIAVQLALTVLNDGLGRANAWTNGMLGDKVVNDTSVKLMQHAATLDLEKFEDAEFYNKLERARNQAGTPVWLMAEVAGQLQQLLTVVMLAAGLIVFEPYLVLLVAVALVPAFLGESHFNGQSYSLAHSRTPERRELDYLRHIGASDETAKEIKSFGLSDFLISRFKELSEKFYRENKSLATRRAFWGTVFAAIGSAAYFFAYFLIALETVRGRITLGDLTYFTGAFSNMRSLLEGILLRFPVVMEGSLYLRDLFDFFELRPRIVSPPKPRPVPVPIRRGFVFENVSFKYPHSDRWALRNLSFELRAGEKLALVGKNGAGKTTITKLLLRLYEPTEGRILLDGYDLREYSPEELRKRIGVIFQDFIRYQMTAAINIAVGEIELRHNQQRIEWAAARSLAHSIIEKLPHRYEQRIGRRFANGVDLSGGEWQKIALARAYMRDAELYILDEPTAALDPEAEYEVFHHFVTLTQGKTAVLVAHRFSTVRMADTILVLEQGKLLEMGSHDELMRKGGRYAELFSLQARGYQ; this is translated from the coding sequence ATGTTTGTCTTTTCATTCTTGCAATCGTTCTGGCGAAGGCCGATTGCTGCCGGCGTAGATAAGCCGCTTAGCCTGAAAGAAGGCTTTGCTGCATTACGCTACCTGCCTAGACTTTTCAAATTGGTTTGGCAGGTCGACTCAAGGCTCGTGGTGGCTGACCTTCTCATTCGGCTCTGCCGTGCCGTGACACCATTAGCTATGCTTTATGCCTCAAAATACTTAACCGATGAAGTCGTTCACTTAATTCAGACTGAAGGTGACAGAGACTTCTCGAACCTGATACTGTGGATTGCGGTGCAGCTTGCTCTGACTGTGCTAAATGATGGTCTGGGACGTGCAAATGCTTGGACAAACGGGATGCTAGGCGATAAAGTTGTCAATGACACATCTGTCAAGCTCATGCAGCATGCCGCTACGCTGGACTTAGAAAAATTCGAGGATGCTGAGTTTTACAATAAGCTTGAGCGAGCACGCAATCAGGCAGGCACTCCAGTTTGGCTTATGGCAGAAGTAGCTGGGCAATTGCAGCAACTTCTAACGGTCGTGATGTTAGCTGCAGGGCTGATTGTCTTTGAACCTTACTTAGTGCTATTAGTAGCTGTAGCGCTTGTGCCTGCATTTTTGGGTGAGTCACACTTCAACGGACAAAGCTATTCACTGGCGCATAGCCGCACGCCTGAACGGCGTGAGCTGGATTACCTGCGTCATATTGGCGCTAGCGACGAGACCGCAAAGGAAATTAAGTCATTCGGCTTATCGGATTTTCTAATTTCTCGCTTTAAGGAACTGTCCGAGAAATTTTATCGAGAAAATAAATCCTTAGCGACGCGCAGAGCATTTTGGGGCACAGTGTTTGCCGCAATTGGTAGTGCTGCATACTTTTTTGCTTACTTCCTCATTGCTCTCGAGACTGTGCGTGGGCGTATCACATTAGGCGACTTGACTTACTTTACTGGCGCATTTTCAAATATGCGCTCACTTTTGGAGGGTATTCTCCTACGCTTTCCAGTGGTGATGGAAGGCTCGCTTTACCTAAGAGACCTTTTTGATTTCTTCGAGCTAAGGCCTCGCATTGTGTCGCCGCCGAAACCGCGTCCTGTGCCTGTACCTATCAGAAGAGGCTTTGTGTTTGAAAATGTGAGTTTCAAGTATCCCCATAGCGACCGATGGGCACTGCGCAACTTATCGTTTGAGCTTCGTGCAGGTGAAAAACTGGCACTGGTCGGCAAAAACGGCGCTGGTAAAACCACGATTACCAAGTTGCTTTTGCGGCTCTATGAGCCAACCGAAGGTCGCATCTTGCTTGATGGTTACGACCTGCGTGAATACTCACCAGAAGAGTTGCGCAAACGCATCGGCGTGATTTTTCAAGACTTCATTCGCTACCAGATGACTGCCGCCATCAATATTGCAGTCGGTGAAATCGAGCTACGACACAATCAGCAACGAATTGAATGGGCAGCTGCACGCAGCTTGGCACATTCCATCATTGAAAAATTGCCCCATCGTTATGAGCAACGCATTGGGCGACGCTTTGCAAATGGGGTCGATCTCTCGGGCGGAGAGTGGCAAAAAATTGCCCTTGCACGCGCTTATATGCGCGATGCAGAACTGTACATCTTAGATGAACCGACCGCCGCTCTCGATCCAGAAGCCGAGTATGAAGTGTTTCATCACTTTGTTACGCTCACGCAAGGCAAAACCGCTGTTTTGGTTGCTCACCGATTCTCGACAGTGCGAATGGCAGACACGATTCTCGTGCTCGAGCAAGGCAAACTGCTGGAAATGGGCTCACACGATGAACTTATGCGCAAGGGTGGACGGTATGCTGAACTTTTCTCCTTGCAGGCAAGAGGATATCAATAA
- a CDS encoding SDR family oxidoreductase — protein sequence MEAESEKVCFITGAAGRLGRAMAIALAERGYSVCFTYRTSLLEARQTLKCLRKFAPKSQMVRCDVSKVRSLEHAFKFFERRFSRLDLCIANASNFFPTPLPEVTEKDWDSLVDTNLKGTFFTMQFAARLMQAQPFVSRIITMADVAADLVWRRYAPYTVSKAGVVHLTKVFAKEFAPKILVNAIAPGTILLHPDRDKQYEQDILQKIPLRRLGTPDDIVRTMLFLAESEYITGQVITVDGGRRLY from the coding sequence ATGGAGGCGGAGTCTGAAAAAGTCTGCTTTATTACTGGTGCAGCAGGTCGGTTAGGCAGGGCGATGGCGATAGCACTCGCAGAACGGGGATACAGTGTATGCTTTACCTATCGCACGTCGCTACTAGAAGCACGCCAAACGCTCAAATGTCTGCGAAAATTCGCACCTAAATCGCAAATGGTTCGTTGTGATGTCTCTAAGGTACGCTCGCTGGAGCACGCCTTTAAGTTCTTTGAGCGACGCTTCTCTCGGCTGGATTTGTGCATTGCGAATGCATCGAACTTTTTCCCAACGCCACTACCAGAAGTGACTGAAAAGGACTGGGATAGTCTCGTGGATACCAACCTCAAAGGCACATTTTTCACAATGCAGTTTGCTGCACGCCTTATGCAAGCGCAACCATTTGTATCAAGGATTATCACGATGGCAGATGTGGCGGCAGACCTTGTGTGGCGACGCTACGCACCTTACACGGTCTCAAAAGCAGGAGTGGTGCACCTGACAAAAGTTTTTGCAAAGGAGTTTGCGCCTAAAATCCTTGTTAATGCAATCGCACCCGGCACGATTCTTTTACACCCTGACCGTGACAAGCAGTATGAACAAGACATTCTCCAGAAAATTCCACTCAGACGACTCGGTACGCCCGATGACATCGTCAGAACAATGCTTTTTTTAGCTGAAAGTGAGTATATCACTGGTCAGGTAATTACAGTCGATGGAGGGAGGCGACTGTACTAA
- a CDS encoding sodium:proton antiporter produces the protein MAYSVPAWSLTPFVLMLGAIAVFPLAYNHWWEHNRNKLIIAVTLSLPIVVYLIATGHWHELEHALIFDYVPFVILLGSLFVITGGIRVTGDIEAKPIINTAFLAIGAVLASFIGTTGAATLLIRPILQTNKERMFKVHTVLFFIGAVANCGGLLTPLGDPPLFILYLRGVPFDWFLQLLPQWLMVNLLLLLIYFGVDTYFYDREPIEAIRRDVTEITPIRVRGLINFVWLLGVVLSVAYLNEQYVPTFKEVPAAKFLREVVIASFAGLSLVTTKKEIREGNNFTWAPIEEVAYLFLGIFITMVPCILYLEANAKSLGVSDTMQFYYATGALSAVLDNTPTALTFYSLAVGLAMNAPEMVAGVPAEVLQAISVAAVFFGSLTYIGNGPNFMVKAVAEENGVRMPDFFAYMYKFSLVVLLPLFVLVQILFF, from the coding sequence ATGGCTTACAGTGTTCCAGCTTGGTCTCTGACGCCCTTTGTGTTGATGCTCGGTGCAATTGCGGTGTTTCCGCTTGCCTACAACCACTGGTGGGAGCATAATCGCAATAAACTCATTATTGCAGTAACACTATCTCTGCCCATTGTGGTATATCTGATTGCGACGGGGCATTGGCATGAGTTGGAACATGCGCTCATCTTTGACTATGTGCCGTTTGTCATTCTCTTGGGTTCACTTTTTGTGATTACAGGCGGCATTCGCGTCACAGGAGACATTGAGGCAAAGCCGATTATTAACACGGCATTTTTAGCGATTGGTGCGGTGCTGGCATCATTTATTGGCACAACTGGTGCGGCAACCTTACTGATTCGCCCAATTTTACAGACTAATAAAGAACGAATGTTCAAAGTCCACACTGTGCTGTTTTTTATTGGGGCTGTAGCAAACTGTGGGGGCTTGCTAACTCCGCTCGGCGACCCACCGCTTTTTATTCTTTACCTGCGTGGCGTGCCTTTCGACTGGTTTCTGCAACTGCTGCCACAGTGGTTAATGGTCAACCTGCTTCTGCTCCTGATATATTTTGGTGTCGATACATACTTCTATGACCGTGAGCCGATTGAAGCCATTCGTCGTGATGTAACGGAAATTACGCCGATTCGTGTGCGCGGGCTAATCAACTTCGTTTGGCTGTTAGGAGTAGTGTTGTCTGTAGCATACCTCAATGAGCAGTATGTGCCGACCTTCAAAGAAGTGCCTGCGGCAAAGTTTCTCCGAGAAGTTGTGATTGCAAGCTTTGCAGGACTGTCGTTAGTGACCACGAAAAAAGAGATTCGCGAAGGTAATAACTTTACTTGGGCGCCAATTGAGGAAGTGGCTTACTTGTTCTTAGGCATTTTTATTACGATGGTGCCATGTATTCTCTATCTTGAAGCTAATGCAAAATCTCTGGGTGTATCGGACACGATGCAATTCTACTATGCAACGGGTGCGCTGAGTGCCGTCTTGGATAATACACCCACTGCACTCACATTTTACTCTTTAGCGGTCGGGCTGGCGATGAATGCGCCAGAGATGGTGGCTGGCGTGCCAGCTGAAGTGCTGCAAGCAATTTCTGTAGCAGCCGTTTTCTTTGGCAGCTTAACTTACATTGGCAATGGACCGAACTTTATGGTTAAAGCGGTCGCAGAAGAAAATGGGGTCAGAATGCCAGACTTTTTTGCCTATATGTATAAGTTTTCGCTGGTGGTGCTCTTGCCACTCTTTGTGCTGGTGCAGATTCTTTTCTTCTAA
- the queC gene encoding 7-cyano-7-deazaguanine synthase QueC, whose protein sequence is MLAVTLLSGGMDSLVTTAIAKHLGYELAALHLNYGQRTERRELQAFHDICDHYRISRRLVIDAKHLAQIGGSSLTDPSIPVSLANLKNREIPTSYVPFRNANILAMATSWAEVIRANKIFIGAVEEDSSGYPDCRKEFYAAFNTLIHLGTKPTTHIEVVTPVIDMKKWQIVIRGMELEAPFELSWSCYQSNDIACGVCDSCALRLRAFEQAGIRDPIEYAVRPSYISYGESL, encoded by the coding sequence ATGCTAGCGGTTACGCTTCTTAGTGGCGGTATGGATAGTCTGGTTACCACCGCAATTGCCAAGCATTTAGGCTATGAATTGGCAGCGTTGCACCTCAACTATGGGCAGCGCACGGAGCGTCGTGAATTGCAAGCCTTTCACGATATTTGCGACCACTACCGCATCTCTCGCCGCTTGGTTATCGATGCAAAGCATCTGGCACAAATTGGCGGGTCTTCTCTTACTGACCCTTCTATCCCCGTCAGCCTTGCCAATCTCAAAAACCGTGAGATTCCCACTAGCTATGTGCCTTTCCGCAATGCCAACATTTTAGCAATGGCAACCAGTTGGGCTGAAGTCATTCGTGCTAATAAAATTTTTATCGGTGCGGTCGAGGAAGACTCTTCTGGATATCCTGACTGCCGCAAAGAATTTTATGCTGCCTTCAACACCCTGATTCATTTGGGCACAAAACCAACCACACACATTGAGGTAGTTACGCCCGTCATTGACATGAAAAAGTGGCAAATTGTGATTCGTGGCATGGAGCTGGAAGCGCCGTTTGAACTCTCTTGGTCTTGCTATCAATCCAACGATATTGCATGCGGCGTGTGTGACAGTTGCGCCTTGCGACTGCGTGCATTTGAACAAGCAGGTATTCGTGACCCAATTGAGTATGCCGTGCGCCCCAGCTACATCAGCTACGGTGAATCGCTTTAG
- a CDS encoding SDR family oxidoreductase, which yields MQGKIVIVTGANSGIGFETAKALAKMGAQVGLVCRTAAKAEEAKAAILRAVPEAKLSTFAADLASQAEIRRVAEEIKLTCPKIDVLINNAGVIENERKLSPDGIEMTFAVNHLAYFLLTHLLLDKIKAAAPSRIVNVSSAAHFGASINFDDLQGEKSYSAWRAYSQSKLANVLFTYELARRLAGTGVTANCLHPGVISTKLFRNFGLFNTLAGIFLASPEKGAETSVYLASSPEVEGITGKYFDNKRAVPSSPASYNLEDAKRLWEISAALTQVPEPKAIHRS from the coding sequence ATGCAGGGAAAAATTGTAATTGTGACCGGTGCAAACTCAGGTATTGGCTTTGAGACTGCCAAAGCCTTAGCGAAAATGGGGGCACAAGTGGGGCTGGTTTGCCGCACTGCTGCAAAAGCTGAGGAAGCAAAAGCCGCTATACTGCGTGCCGTGCCAGAAGCAAAACTAAGCACATTTGCAGCGGACCTTGCATCGCAAGCAGAGATTCGCCGTGTGGCAGAGGAGATCAAACTGACCTGTCCCAAGATAGATGTGCTAATTAACAACGCAGGGGTGATAGAAAACGAGCGCAAACTCTCGCCAGACGGTATTGAGATGACCTTTGCCGTGAATCATCTTGCTTACTTTTTGCTGACGCATCTGCTCTTGGATAAAATCAAAGCGGCTGCACCGTCGCGAATCGTGAACGTCTCATCAGCGGCACATTTCGGTGCATCAATCAACTTTGATGACCTGCAGGGAGAAAAAAGCTACAGTGCTTGGCGTGCATACAGTCAATCCAAACTGGCAAATGTGCTCTTCACATATGAGTTGGCAAGACGACTGGCTGGCACAGGCGTAACCGCAAATTGCTTGCACCCAGGTGTAATTAGCACGAAGCTGTTTCGCAACTTTGGGCTGTTCAACACTCTAGCAGGGATTTTTCTTGCCAGTCCTGAAAAAGGTGCAGAGACGTCTGTATATCTGGCTTCTTCGCCAGAAGTGGAAGGCATAACGGGCAAATACTTTGATAACAAGCGTGCTGTGCCATCCTCACCAGCTTCATACAATCTCGAAGATGCCAAGCGGCTGTGGGAAATTAGCGCGGCACTGACGCAAGTGCCTGAACCTAAAGCGATTCACCGTAGCTGA
- a CDS encoding septal ring lytic transglycosylase RlpA family protein, which produces MHSVRAGLIVLLLSTVGLNAVGCRSVARFTATPSPATPSLRATADTEALPKIQASGRAAERVLSVEEGFASYYAAEFQGRRTSSGEVFDAEALTAAHQSLAFGTRVRVTNQTNQKSVIVRINDRLPPNCKGRIIDLSPAAARQIDMIQAGVVRVKIEVLAN; this is translated from the coding sequence GTGCATAGTGTTCGTGCAGGTCTAATAGTGCTATTGCTCAGCACAGTGGGGCTGAATGCGGTCGGGTGCCGCTCAGTGGCACGCTTTACTGCCACGCCAAGCCCTGCGACGCCGAGTTTGCGTGCAACCGCTGATACAGAAGCCTTGCCCAAAATACAGGCAAGTGGCAGAGCAGCGGAGAGGGTGCTTTCCGTAGAAGAAGGGTTTGCCTCCTACTACGCAGCAGAATTTCAGGGACGCAGAACGAGCAGTGGAGAAGTGTTTGATGCAGAGGCACTGACTGCGGCACACCAAAGTCTTGCCTTTGGCACACGCGTGCGTGTGACGAATCAAACAAACCAGAAAAGTGTAATTGTGCGCATCAACGACCGCCTGCCACCAAACTGCAAAGGGCGAATTATTGACCTGTCGCCTGCTGCAGCGCGTCAGATCGATATGATTCAAGCTGGTGTCGTGCGCGTAAAAATAGAAGTGCTTGCAAACTAA
- a CDS encoding MFS transporter, with protein sequence MTGAYQRAEIAVVYAVAFFQGIGNVAFPASATLFKSHHGLSDAEYGFLYLPMITCAIVSSLSATWLVHRMALKTLLVVGIVSYAVAQGLLALSFPLQSYKVLLWSIAVLGVGFGYTGAAVNFYPTQFFPLHRDAAIIFVHAAFGTGATLAPLLLSWVEHIASWVAYPTAVAALMSWLAAKAHSLPLRVRMPIRQAERKVSLGVPFGLWLFCVVAVLYALCESTFANWSVIFLREAKGLSDTSSQSGLSLFWLALTLGRIAASAVSRRVGAEKIYLSHLPVIAIAFLLAFYSESEIVLLVSLFVAGLGCSAFFPLNVSLAMKYFPEQAAATSGLMSACVMLGIGIAAYGIAPLRAYFDLEQIYLFSVMYPLAALLIAGWLIKKFACAKVSHIVSSDV encoded by the coding sequence ATGACAGGGGCTTACCAGCGCGCAGAAATTGCAGTGGTCTATGCCGTAGCGTTCTTTCAAGGCATTGGAAATGTGGCATTTCCAGCTAGCGCCACTCTCTTTAAGAGCCATCACGGGCTAAGTGATGCAGAGTATGGGTTTCTTTACCTGCCAATGATTACTTGTGCAATCGTTAGTTCGCTCAGTGCCACGTGGCTAGTGCACCGCATGGCTCTGAAAACACTGCTGGTAGTGGGAATCGTAAGCTACGCGGTGGCGCAAGGACTTCTGGCGCTGAGCTTTCCACTGCAAAGCTACAAGGTGCTGTTGTGGTCAATTGCAGTCTTAGGCGTTGGATTCGGCTATACAGGTGCCGCAGTGAATTTCTACCCGACACAATTTTTCCCGCTGCACCGCGATGCAGCAATCATTTTTGTCCATGCGGCATTTGGCACAGGGGCAACGCTTGCACCACTCTTACTTAGCTGGGTTGAACACATAGCAAGTTGGGTGGCTTACCCTACAGCTGTGGCAGCACTAATGAGCTGGCTGGCTGCAAAAGCGCATTCACTGCCATTACGGGTGAGAATGCCTATACGGCAAGCAGAGAGAAAAGTATCTTTGGGAGTTCCGTTTGGACTTTGGCTCTTTTGCGTTGTGGCGGTGCTGTATGCGTTGTGTGAATCAACATTTGCAAACTGGTCGGTCATTTTTCTAAGGGAAGCAAAGGGACTGTCTGACACATCGTCACAATCAGGGCTTTCACTCTTTTGGCTGGCGCTCACTTTGGGACGTATTGCCGCTTCGGCTGTCTCCCGCCGAGTGGGTGCAGAGAAAATTTACCTAAGCCACTTGCCTGTAATAGCCATTGCATTTCTCTTAGCATTTTACAGCGAGAGTGAAATCGTGTTGCTGGTCTCCCTTTTCGTCGCAGGACTTGGGTGTTCTGCATTTTTCCCGCTTAATGTCAGTCTCGCAATGAAATACTTTCCTGAGCAGGCAGCCGCGACAAGCGGACTAATGAGTGCGTGTGTGATGCTGGGAATTGGAATAGCCGCTTACGGAATTGCACCGCTGCGTGCATATTTTGACTTGGAGCAGATTTACCTGTTCTCCGTAATGTATCCGCTTGCTGCACTACTTATTGCAGGGTGGCTAATCAAGAAATTTGCGTGTGCAAAAGTGTCACACATTGTTTCGAGCGATGTGTAA
- the dxs gene encoding 1-deoxy-D-xylulose-5-phosphate synthase, with the protein MIEHIQPREDLVNYGKYLSRINSPDDLKKFPISDLPAIAQECREFVIDLVSQYGGHFGASLGATDITVALHYVYNTPKDQLIWDVGHQAYVHKILTGRRGVFHTNRQYKGISGFPKRSESIYDTFGVGHASTSISAAAGMAVARDLKKADYKIVAVIGDGAMTGGMAFEGLNHIGHLKTDVLVVLNDNCMSIDPNVGGLKEYLTDLTTNSTYNKIRRDIWELLSRMDNELGERARQFIRSLEQGLKAALTPGQFFEALGFRYFGPVDGHNVIHLVELLRELREMPHPKLLHIVTIKGKGFKPAEEDQLKWHAQSSAFDKITGKSLKAPNPNAPPLYQDVFGNTITELARMDERIIGITAAMPSGTSLKILEKAIPERFFDVGIAEQHAVTFAAGLATQGMKPVVAIYSTFLQRAYDQIIHDVALQNLNVVFAMDRGGLAGADGPTHHGAFDLSYLRLIPNMVIMAPMNEQELRDMLYTAVKYDAGPIAVRYPRGNAVGVPMRKEFRQLEIGKGELLRNGEDIAFLGIGVMTNHAMKAADLLAEQGISAAVANMRFVKPLDTALIDELCEKYERLVTVEENTIKGGFGSAVLEYLQEKGYSNRVLVIGLPDRFIDHGQPAELHKEVGLDPESICRRVLAFLNAEELQAVAE; encoded by the coding sequence ATGATAGAGCACATACAGCCTCGAGAGGATCTTGTCAATTACGGCAAGTATCTGTCGCGCATCAATTCGCCCGACGATCTAAAGAAATTTCCTATTTCCGACCTTCCTGCTATTGCACAAGAATGCCGTGAGTTTGTCATTGACCTTGTTTCGCAATACGGCGGACACTTTGGTGCGAGCTTGGGTGCGACAGACATCACGGTAGCGCTGCACTATGTCTATAACACGCCCAAAGACCAGCTCATTTGGGACGTAGGACATCAAGCCTACGTGCACAAGATTCTGACAGGGCGACGAGGGGTTTTCCACACTAATCGGCAATACAAAGGCATTTCAGGTTTCCCAAAGCGCAGCGAAAGCATCTATGATACCTTCGGCGTAGGGCATGCTTCGACATCAATTTCAGCTGCAGCAGGGATGGCGGTGGCGCGCGACCTGAAAAAAGCCGACTACAAAATCGTAGCAGTCATTGGCGATGGGGCGATGACAGGCGGAATGGCATTTGAAGGGCTGAATCACATTGGGCATCTGAAGACCGATGTACTCGTCGTGCTGAACGATAACTGTATGTCAATCGACCCAAACGTAGGAGGGCTGAAAGAATATCTCACAGACCTCACCACAAATTCAACCTACAACAAAATTCGGCGTGACATCTGGGAACTCCTAAGCCGAATGGATAACGAACTTGGGGAGCGCGCAAGGCAATTTATCCGCAGCCTCGAGCAGGGACTGAAAGCAGCGCTGACGCCCGGACAATTCTTTGAAGCCTTAGGCTTTCGCTACTTTGGTCCAGTCGATGGGCATAATGTAATTCACCTTGTTGAGCTACTGCGCGAGTTGCGCGAAATGCCCCACCCAAAACTCTTGCATATTGTTACCATCAAGGGCAAAGGTTTTAAGCCAGCTGAAGAAGACCAGTTGAAGTGGCATGCACAAAGCTCTGCTTTTGACAAAATCACAGGCAAATCGCTCAAAGCACCCAACCCAAATGCACCACCGCTCTACCAAGATGTGTTTGGCAATACGATTACAGAGCTGGCCAGAATGGATGAGCGCATCATTGGGATTACAGCTGCTATGCCATCAGGCACCTCGCTCAAGATTTTGGAGAAAGCAATCCCAGAACGCTTCTTCGATGTGGGCATCGCTGAGCAGCATGCTGTAACCTTCGCTGCAGGACTGGCAACCCAAGGAATGAAACCCGTGGTGGCTATCTACTCTACCTTCTTGCAACGCGCATATGACCAAATTATTCATGATGTTGCACTGCAGAACCTGAATGTGGTTTTTGCAATGGATCGAGGCGGTTTAGCGGGCGCAGATGGTCCAACACATCACGGTGCATTTGACCTGTCATACCTGCGGCTAATACCGAATATGGTGATTATGGCACCGATGAACGAACAAGAACTGCGCGATATGCTTTATACAGCTGTAAAGTATGACGCAGGACCCATCGCAGTGCGCTACCCGCGTGGCAATGCTGTAGGCGTGCCGATGCGCAAGGAGTTCAGGCAACTGGAGATTGGTAAGGGTGAGCTACTGCGCAACGGCGAAGATATTGCGTTCTTGGGCATTGGCGTAATGACCAATCATGCCATGAAAGCGGCTGACCTTCTGGCTGAACAGGGTATCTCGGCGGCAGTGGCAAATATGCGCTTCGTCAAACCACTCGACACGGCGCTCATTGATGAACTTTGCGAAAAGTATGAGCGACTCGTCACAGTGGAAGAAAATACCATCAAAGGGGGATTCGGTAGTGCAGTCTTGGAATACCTGCAAGAGAAAGGTTACAGCAATAGAGTGCTGGTGATTGGTCTGCCAGACCGATTTATCGACCACGGTCAGCCTGCTGAACTGCACAAAGAAGTGGGCTTAGACCCAGAAAGCATCTGCCGACGCGTGCTGGCATTTCTCAATGCAGAAGAGCTGCAAGCAGTGGCAGAGTAG
- a CDS encoding MarR family transcriptional regulator, with protein MEKLTLSEAKEKFIQAWGALGSNWGISRTMAQIHALLLVSVEPLSAEDIMQTLGVSRGNVNMTLRELIDWGLVKREHKPGERKEFFVAEKNIFEAAKMIARERRKRELEPLLKVIAELKQVSPERSDDYDNFRTIVRDVERFAKNIDAALEKVVKSDESWFFSFFAKLFK; from the coding sequence GTGGAAAAACTAACACTGAGCGAGGCAAAAGAGAAGTTCATTCAGGCTTGGGGAGCTTTGGGGTCAAACTGGGGAATTAGTCGCACGATGGCGCAGATTCATGCGCTGCTGCTGGTATCGGTCGAGCCGCTCAGTGCTGAAGACATTATGCAAACACTGGGCGTCTCGCGCGGCAACGTCAATATGACCCTACGCGAGCTAATTGACTGGGGACTGGTAAAGCGTGAGCATAAACCGGGTGAACGAAAAGAGTTCTTCGTAGCAGAAAAGAACATTTTTGAGGCGGCGAAAATGATTGCTCGAGAACGCCGCAAGCGTGAGCTTGAACCGCTGCTCAAAGTCATCGCCGAGCTGAAACAGGTAAGCCCAGAACGCAGCGATGACTACGATAACTTCCGAACAATCGTAAGGGACGTAGAAAGATTCGCAAAGAATATAGATGCAGCACTCGAAAAGGTCGTCAAGTCGGATGAGAGTTGGTTCTTTAGCTTCTTCGCTAAACTGTTCAAGTGA